Proteins encoded by one window of Bradyrhizobium sp. B097:
- a CDS encoding TetR/AcrR family transcriptional regulator — translation MDNPSRSERSRNAALDAAITIVTRDGPGRLTLDAIARESGLSKGGVMHQFRTKEAVLRALLEQQMAHFEEFSSRYLEKARETTDQPELAAQIATLREAISTPRAGAFALLAAMNENPELMAMPRDVDIKKVALMKAEARDPDLALLRWAAARGLLLSSLFGLSSLTEAERDRLFERLLDDSKWTASEQGATAAAKPSKATAAHTASPRPAGARAAKPASARKRG, via the coding sequence ATGGATAATCCTTCCCGCTCGGAACGTTCCCGCAACGCCGCACTCGACGCCGCGATCACCATCGTGACGCGCGATGGACCGGGGCGCCTGACGCTGGATGCGATTGCGCGCGAGAGCGGTCTCAGCAAGGGCGGCGTGATGCATCAGTTCCGCACCAAGGAAGCGGTGCTGCGCGCCTTGCTCGAGCAGCAGATGGCGCATTTCGAGGAGTTCTCGAGCCGCTACCTCGAAAAGGCACGCGAGACCACGGATCAGCCGGAACTGGCGGCGCAGATCGCAACGCTGCGGGAAGCGATCTCGACGCCGCGGGCCGGGGCGTTCGCACTGCTCGCGGCGATGAACGAGAATCCCGAATTGATGGCGATGCCGCGCGATGTCGACATCAAGAAGGTCGCGCTGATGAAGGCCGAGGCGCGCGATCCGGATCTCGCGCTGCTGCGCTGGGCGGCGGCGAGGGGGCTGCTGCTGAGCTCGTTGTTCGGCCTGTCGTCGCTGACCGAGGCGGAGCGCGATCGCCTGTTCGAGCGATTGCTCGACGACAGCAAGTGGACTGCGAGCGAGCAGGGCGCGACGGCGGCCGCAAAGCCATCCAAGGCGACGGCGGCACACACCGCATCGCCGCGGCCTGCTGGCGCACGGGCCGCGAAGCCGGCATCGGCGCGCAAGCGCGGCTGA